One genomic window of Solanum stenotomum isolate F172 unplaced genomic scaffold, ASM1918654v1 scaffold37403, whole genome shotgun sequence includes the following:
- the LOC125852607 gene encoding uncharacterized protein LOC125852607, translated as MSSNRQLMYKRLAKGLYDPEFIKGVQHFIEFAMSHPEGRDGERLRCPCNRKKCQNRNFENVNTVHGHLLKEGFVPGYHVWYLHGENEVARSIDQDERIPQDHTMNNLPVNVSAFDDPTPTTSYHRVVHEAAGPTFVPDDMEELPNPDAQSFYDMLYSANQEVWPGCETHSKLSAVSRLLHIKTEHHLSDRCFDEICQYMSEMLPPDNVMPKNFYETKKLMRGMNMPVEKIHTCVNACMIYWGEDSELVNCKFCSHPKYKLTSQRSVSKKNLVPFKQMYYFPLTPRLQRLYASKATVLHMRWHAEHEVEEGVMRHCSDAPAWKHFDKKHPSFSEESRNVRLGLSTYGFQPFGQTGKQYSSWPVIVTPYNLPPWMCMKDPYLFLSVIVPGPKNSKQQLDVFLQPLIAELKNLWNIGVNTYDISKKQNFKMRAVLMWTISDFPAYSMLSGWSTAGRLACPYCMENFDAFTLTKGGKQSWFDNHRKFLPLNHPYRKDKSSFRKNRVVTMQPTQFWPGEDVLKEIEELGLKKVTELGADIINRRINVMHIEKNFFENVFNTVLDVDGKTKDNPKSREDLKEFCRRPELHVVDGKYPKAIYTLKEESTKLLCEKPEVS; from the exons ATGAGTTCAAATCGTCAATTGATGTACAAAAGATTAGCCAAAGGTCTATATGATCCTGAATTCATAAAGGGTGTACAACATTTTATTGAGTTTGCTATGAGTCATCCAGAAGGGAGGGACGGTGAGAGACTAAGGTGCCCATGTAACCGAAAGAAATGTCAAAATAGAAACTTTGAAAATGTTAATACTGTCCATGGGCATTTATTAAAAGAAGGTTTTGTACCGGGATATCATGTATGGTACTTGCATGGAGAAAATGAAGTTGCGAGAAGCATAGATCAAGATGAAAGGATACCGCAGGATCATACTATGAATAACCTACCCGTAAATGTTAGTGCATTTGATGATCCTACACCTACTACATCATATCATAGAGTGGTTCACGAGGCTGCTGGTCCCACATTTGTTCCAGATGATATGGAAGAATTACCTAATCCTGATGCACAAAGTTTTTATGATATGCTTTATTCtgcaaatcaagaagtgtggCCTGGTTGTGAAACACACTCAAAATTATCAGCTGTTTCTCGTTTGTTGCACATCAAGACTGAACACCACCTCTCTGAtagatgttttgatgaaatttgtCAGTATATGAGTGAGATGCTTCCGCCTGATAATGTGATGCCAAAAAATTTCTATGAAACTAAAAAGTTAATGAGGGGAATGAACATGCCAGTTGAAAAAATTCATACTTGTGTCAATGCCTGCATGATTTACTGGGGAGAGGATAGTGAGCTTGTAAATTGCAAGTTTTGTAGTCATCCCAAGTACAAGCTTACAAGTCAAAGATCTGTTTCAAAGAAAAATCTTGTACCATTTAAACAGATGTATTACTTTCCTCTTACTCCACGGCTGCAACGACTGTATGCTTCCAAAGCAACTGTTTTGCACATGCGATGGCATGCTGAACATGAAGTTGAGGAAGGTGTAATGCGTCACTGTTCAGATGCACCTGCCTGGAAGCACTTTGATAAGAAACATCCATCTTTTTCAGAGGAAAGTCGTAATGTTAGATTGGGGCTATCAACATATGGGTTTCAACCATTTGGACAAACGGGAAAACAATATTCATCTTGGCCAGTAATTGTGACACCATACAACTTGCCTCCTTGGATGTGTATGAAAgatccttatttatttttgtcagtTATAGTTCCTGGGCCAAAGAATTCTAAGCAGCAACTAGATGTCTTCTTGCAGCCTTTGATTGCTGAATTGAAGAATCTATGGAATATAGGTGTCAACACATACGATATCTCTAAGAAGCAAAATTTCAAAATGCGAGCTGTTTTGATGTGGACAATCAGTGACTTTCCTGCATATTCAATGTTGTCTGGGTGGAGTACTGCGGGCAGGCTAGCATGTCCATATTGTATGGAGAATTTTGATGCTTTTACTTTGACAAAAGGTGGTAAGCAGTCCTGGTTTGACAACCATCGTAAGTTTTTGCCACTGAATCATCCATATAGAAAGGATAAGAGCTCATTTAGAAAGAATAGAGTAGTAACCATGCAGCCTACCCAATTCTGGCCAGGTGAAGATgtcttaaaagagatagaagAACTGGGACTTAAAAAGGTAACAGAACTTGGGGCTGATATTATTAATCGTCGGATTA atgtgatgcacattgagAAGAACTTCTTTGAGAATGTGTTCAACACAGTGCTGGATGTAGATGGTAAAACAAAAGATAACCCAAAATCTAGAGAAGACTTGAAAGAGTTCTGTCGACGACCTGAATTACATGTTGTTGATGGAAAATACCCAAAAGCTATTTACACACTAAAAGAAGAGTCAACAAAATTGTTGTGTGAAAAACCTGAAGTTTCCTGA